The proteins below come from a single Chryseobacterium sp. MA9 genomic window:
- a CDS encoding iron-containing alcohol dehydrogenase, whose translation MLNFEFKNPTKILFGKGEIAKISKEIPKNARILMIYGGGSIKNNGVYDQVKEALKDHDVYEFGGVPANPEYEVLINALSFIKENDINYLLAVGGGSVIDGTKFISAAANYAGEPWDILRNSVRTFEGEGMPFGSILTLPATGSEMNSGYVISRRETNEKLSSGGPGLFPQFSVLDPEVIRSIPKNQIVNGITDAYTHVLEQYMTAPSSADLQERIAESILISLQETAPKVLADDFNYDAAGNFMWCCTMALNGLIQKGVITDWAVHAMGHELTAYFGIDHARTLAIIAPSHYRYNFDDKKGKLAQYAERVWGIKDGSVEEKAEQGIKKMEEFFHSLHIKTKLSEYTEDFKGTAEKVEKAFTDRNWLGLGEYKKLTPQDAYKIVEMSY comes from the coding sequence ATGCTTAATTTCGAGTTTAAGAATCCAACAAAAATACTTTTCGGGAAAGGTGAAATTGCCAAAATTTCCAAAGAAATCCCTAAAAACGCCAGAATATTAATGATTTACGGAGGTGGAAGCATCAAAAACAATGGTGTTTACGACCAGGTAAAAGAGGCTTTGAAAGATCATGATGTATATGAATTTGGTGGAGTTCCTGCCAATCCGGAATACGAAGTCTTAATCAATGCCTTAAGCTTTATTAAAGAAAACGATATCAATTACCTTCTTGCTGTTGGTGGCGGATCTGTGATTGACGGTACGAAATTTATCTCCGCAGCAGCTAATTATGCTGGTGAACCATGGGATATTCTGAGAAATTCGGTAAGAACTTTTGAAGGAGAAGGAATGCCGTTCGGAAGTATTTTAACGCTGCCTGCAACCGGTTCAGAAATGAACTCAGGATATGTTATCTCAAGAAGAGAAACGAATGAAAAATTGTCTTCAGGAGGACCGGGACTTTTCCCTCAATTTTCTGTACTGGATCCGGAGGTAATCAGATCAATTCCAAAAAATCAAATCGTAAACGGGATTACAGATGCCTACACCCACGTTTTGGAACAATATATGACGGCTCCTTCTTCTGCTGATCTGCAGGAAAGAATTGCAGAAAGTATTCTGATCAGTCTTCAGGAGACCGCTCCTAAAGTATTAGCTGATGATTTCAACTATGATGCTGCCGGAAACTTTATGTGGTGCTGTACAATGGCTCTGAACGGCCTGATCCAGAAAGGAGTAATTACAGACTGGGCAGTACACGCAATGGGGCACGAACTGACTGCTTATTTTGGTATTGATCATGCAAGAACACTGGCAATCATTGCTCCATCGCATTACCGTTACAATTTTGATGATAAAAAAGGAAAATTGGCCCAATATGCAGAGAGAGTTTGGGGAATCAAAGACGGAAGTGTAGAAGAAAAAGCAGAGCAGGGAATCAAAAAAATGGAAGAATTCTTCCACAGCCTTCATATCAAAACCAAACTTTCTGAATATACAGAAGATTTTAAAGGAACAGCTGAAAAGGTTGAGAAAGCCTTTACAGACAGAAACTGGCTAGGTCTTGGAGAGTATAAAAAACTGACTCCACAGGATGCTTATAAGATTGTAGAAATGAGCTACTAG
- a CDS encoding DEAD/DEAH box helicase encodes MEKLTFADFDLPVKILDVLADLELFEPTPIQEKSLKPILSGRDVMGIAQTGTGKTLAYLLPVLKTWKYSKTGNPTVLVLVPTRELVVQVTEILEKLTENITARVIGIYGGKNINTQKLLFNDGCDILVGTPGRVMDLSIDNAISLKEVQKLVIDEFDEMLNLGFRPQLTHIFEMMKAKRQNILFSATMTEAVDEMLDVYFASPIEISLAKSGTPLEKIEQTAYKVENFNTKINLLEYLLKNDTDMSKVLIFNNNKRHADMLFTKIDELFPEQFDVIHSNKSQNYRLKAMKSFENEEVRGLITTDVMARGLDISNVTHVINFETPDIPEQYIHRIGRTGRADKEGKAVTFVTKKEEPLILDIELLMDKELKFNEFPEGVKINPKKIADEEDQVIMKNPAQVKLNDGGGAFHDKKAKNTKENWGGPSKRKAPKKFGANRAQQKAISKSKRKK; translated from the coding sequence ATGGAAAAACTCACTTTTGCAGATTTTGACCTTCCGGTTAAAATTCTTGATGTTTTAGCGGATTTGGAATTATTTGAACCTACACCCATTCAGGAGAAGAGCTTAAAGCCTATTCTTTCTGGAAGAGATGTAATGGGAATTGCGCAGACCGGAACTGGAAAAACATTAGCTTATCTTTTGCCCGTTCTGAAAACATGGAAATACAGCAAGACAGGAAATCCAACTGTTTTAGTGCTTGTTCCTACAAGAGAATTGGTGGTACAGGTAACTGAAATCCTTGAGAAACTGACAGAAAATATTACTGCAAGAGTAATCGGAATATACGGTGGGAAAAATATCAATACTCAAAAACTATTGTTCAACGATGGTTGTGATATTTTGGTAGGAACACCGGGAAGAGTAATGGACCTTTCCATAGACAACGCCATTTCTCTTAAAGAAGTTCAGAAATTGGTCATTGATGAATTTGATGAGATGCTTAACCTAGGTTTCAGACCGCAGCTTACTCATATTTTTGAAATGATGAAAGCGAAGAGACAAAATATCCTTTTCTCTGCAACCATGACGGAAGCAGTAGATGAAATGTTGGATGTATATTTTGCAAGTCCGATTGAAATTTCATTAGCAAAATCCGGAACGCCGCTTGAAAAAATTGAACAGACTGCTTATAAAGTAGAAAACTTCAATACTAAGATCAACTTACTTGAATATTTACTGAAGAATGATACAGATATGTCCAAGGTCTTGATTTTTAACAATAATAAAAGACATGCCGACATGCTCTTTACTAAAATTGATGAGCTTTTCCCTGAACAGTTTGATGTGATTCACTCTAATAAGTCTCAGAATTACAGACTTAAGGCTATGAAAAGCTTTGAGAATGAAGAGGTAAGAGGCTTGATTACTACGGATGTAATGGCAAGAGGCCTTGATATTTCAAATGTTACGCATGTTATCAACTTTGAAACACCTGATATTCCTGAGCAGTATATCCACAGAATCGGTAGAACTGGTAGAGCTGACAAAGAAGGAAAGGCGGTTACTTTTGTAACTAAAAAAGAAGAACCTTTGATTCTTGATATTGAGCTATTGATGGATAAAGAATTGAAATTTAATGAATTCCCGGAAGGAGTTAAGATCAATCCTAAAAAGATCGCTGATGAAGAAGATCAGGTTATTATGAAAAATCCTGCACAGGTAAAACTGAATGATGGAGGAGGAGCTTTCCATGATAAAAAAGCTAAAAACACAAAAGAAAACTGGGGTGGGCCTTCCAAAAGAAAAGCACCTAAGAAGTTTGGAGCCAACAGAGCCCAACAGAAAGCAATATCAAAATCGAAAAGAAAGAAATAA
- a CDS encoding lipocalin family protein encodes MKKQLLLFAFSALALTSCKDDNLDAYEMDIMKGDWKEVKREIISGKDNKTVLQSYPNTGCATKNTLFFRTDYYVSYTAYTGVGADCQMDQKSEGRYTYDADSKVLGIKLGDEEASANYRVDVLTGKELRLAQQFGNFDLDGDKIPEVTYVTYKR; translated from the coding sequence ATGAAAAAACAGCTACTTTTATTTGCCTTTTCTGCCCTGGCGCTTACTTCTTGTAAAGATGACAATCTTGATGCATATGAAATGGATATCATGAAGGGAGATTGGAAGGAAGTTAAAAGGGAAATAATTTCCGGAAAAGATAATAAAACAGTGCTTCAAAGCTATCCAAACACCGGATGTGCAACTAAAAACACTCTTTTCTTCAGAACAGATTATTACGTAAGCTATACAGCATATACAGGAGTAGGTGCAGACTGTCAAATGGATCAAAAAAGTGAAGGAAGATACACTTATGATGCTGACTCAAAAGTCTTGGGAATTAAGCTTGGTGATGAAGAAGCATCGGCAAATTACAGAGTGGATGTCTTGACAGGCAAAGAACTTAGGCTTGCCCAGCAGTTTGGAAATTTTGATCTGGATGGAGACAAAATTCCTGAAGTTACTTATGTTACCTACAAAAGATAA
- a CDS encoding helix-turn-helix domain-containing protein has protein sequence MSKKRSDCPISCSLEMWGDKWSLLIIRDLMLKKECTYGDFLKADEKIATNILASKLQNLLDNGIIDKKDHPDSKLKILYFLTQKGIDLIPVIVEINLWGDQYLTIPDDRKKLLEEIKKDKENFIKRAKAYLSSEV, from the coding sequence ATGAGTAAAAAAAGATCAGACTGCCCGATCAGTTGTTCACTGGAAATGTGGGGTGATAAATGGTCTCTGTTAATCATAAGAGATCTTATGCTGAAAAAGGAATGCACTTATGGCGACTTCCTCAAAGCAGATGAAAAAATCGCTACCAACATTCTGGCTTCAAAGCTTCAAAATCTTCTGGACAATGGGATTATTGATAAAAAAGACCACCCGGACAGCAAGTTGAAGATTCTCTATTTTCTGACTCAAAAAGGCATCGATCTTATTCCAGTGATCGTTGAAATCAATCTTTGGGGAGATCAATACCTCACTATTCCTGATGACCGGAAAAAACTATTGGAGGAGATTAAAAAGGATAAGGAAAATTTTATCAAAAGAGCTAAAGCCTATCTCTCATCTGAGGTTTAA
- a CDS encoding GDSL-type esterase/lipase family protein, whose protein sequence is MKKILSAFLLLFFTIAFSQEKKPMFWQDIQEFKKQDQQNPPPKDAILFLGSSSFTKWTDIADYFPDKKIINRGFGGSRLTDLNDFANDLLAPYQPKQIIIYCGENDFADNHQLKAKVVVDRYKAFYKKIRERFPNIEVDYISIKYSPSREVIWPQMKIANKKIAAFMKKEPNAEYIDVTKAMEDADGNVRKDIFVEDMLHFKPEGYKIWTKVITPYLK, encoded by the coding sequence ATGAAGAAGATTCTATCAGCATTTTTGTTGCTGTTTTTTACTATTGCCTTTTCTCAGGAAAAAAAACCAATGTTCTGGCAGGACATTCAGGAATTCAAAAAACAAGATCAGCAAAACCCGCCGCCAAAGGATGCCATTTTATTTCTGGGAAGCTCATCATTCACAAAATGGACTGATATAGCAGATTATTTTCCTGATAAAAAAATTATCAACAGAGGATTTGGGGGATCCAGACTTACAGACCTTAATGATTTCGCGAATGATCTTTTAGCTCCATATCAGCCTAAACAGATCATTATTTATTGTGGTGAAAATGATTTTGCAGACAACCATCAGCTAAAAGCAAAAGTAGTGGTTGACAGATATAAAGCTTTTTATAAAAAAATACGTGAAAGATTTCCCAATATTGAAGTTGATTATATCTCTATCAAGTACTCCCCAAGCAGAGAAGTGATTTGGCCACAGATGAAAATTGCCAACAAAAAGATCGCTGCATTTATGAAAAAAGAACCCAATGCTGAATACATTGACGTTACTAAAGCAATGGAAGATGCTGACGGAAATGTAAGGAAAGATATTTTTGTGGAAGATATGCTTCATTTTAAACCGGAAGGATATAAGATATGGACAAAGGTTATTACTCCTTACCTGAAATAA
- a CDS encoding AarF/ABC1/UbiB kinase family protein, producing MFDKPQRKLKRSARLISVLSKYGFKDMLARMNGGNKQEDTSNSDEIISKGTVYERIRLALEELGPTFVKLGQTFSNREDLLPPELIQELQKLQDKVETVDMDVEEALENEFNISVKDYFLEIQKQPLATASIAQVYKAVLLDGSPVILKLRKPDVQSVIEDDLLLIKDIEKLISAYSEIGEKLNLKQAISTFERSLLEEVSLINEKNNILQFRLNFKNNKETYVPKVYEEFSNNNILCMEFIDGIKVTDKSVLLANDIDPVKVSEAGLRLFVSQILDYGFFHADPHAGNILVKKDGKIVFIDFGAVGKIQPNDKEILENLIVSFVAKNSHKIVRSLKKMAISYEIPDERRFENDVDDILNFVHSSSLQDINVQVIINKMKDILKDNRLYMPDYFYLLFKGISLIEGVGRSINPDLDIVKSLHPYTKKIFTKKINPKNLLKTGMDRMMNFTDNVDEIPKELRSVLQKLDENKFTISSEIKNIDKTNQLIKSSVVNLILAMVLGANIIATAIVFSSESGPRIGELSLVAVLGFIFSVILVLILLLRVTRK from the coding sequence ATGTTTGACAAGCCCCAAAGGAAACTGAAAAGATCCGCAAGACTGATTTCCGTATTGAGTAAATATGGATTCAAAGATATGCTGGCAAGGATGAATGGAGGAAATAAGCAGGAAGACACCTCCAATTCAGACGAGATTATTTCAAAAGGAACCGTTTACGAAAGAATAAGACTGGCTCTCGAAGAGCTGGGACCTACTTTTGTAAAGCTTGGCCAGACATTCAGTAACCGGGAAGACCTTTTGCCACCGGAACTTATTCAGGAGCTACAGAAGCTTCAGGACAAGGTGGAAACGGTTGATATGGATGTAGAAGAAGCATTGGAGAACGAATTCAATATTTCCGTTAAAGATTATTTCCTGGAAATTCAGAAACAGCCTCTGGCTACAGCTTCCATTGCACAGGTGTATAAAGCTGTTTTGCTGGATGGAAGTCCGGTAATTTTAAAATTGAGAAAACCTGATGTTCAATCAGTCATTGAAGATGATTTACTTTTAATTAAAGATATTGAAAAGCTGATATCTGCCTATTCGGAAATAGGAGAAAAACTGAATCTGAAGCAGGCTATTTCCACTTTTGAAAGGTCTTTACTGGAAGAAGTTTCTCTGATTAATGAAAAAAATAATATACTGCAGTTCCGTTTAAATTTTAAGAATAATAAAGAAACATATGTTCCTAAAGTCTATGAAGAATTTTCCAACAACAATATTCTTTGTATGGAGTTCATTGATGGAATAAAGGTTACGGATAAATCAGTACTTCTGGCAAATGATATAGACCCTGTAAAAGTTTCCGAAGCGGGATTAAGACTGTTCGTATCACAGATCTTAGACTATGGATTCTTCCATGCAGATCCTCACGCGGGCAATATTTTAGTGAAAAAAGACGGTAAGATAGTGTTCATAGATTTTGGAGCGGTAGGAAAAATTCAGCCTAATGATAAAGAAATTCTTGAAAATCTTATCGTAAGTTTTGTCGCGAAAAATTCACATAAAATAGTCCGGTCACTCAAAAAAATGGCTATAAGCTATGAAATTCCTGATGAAAGGCGGTTTGAAAATGATGTTGATGATATTCTGAATTTTGTTCACAGCTCATCATTACAGGATATCAATGTACAGGTGATCATCAACAAGATGAAGGATATTTTAAAGGACAACAGGCTTTATATGCCAGATTATTTCTATCTTTTATTTAAAGGAATCAGCCTTATAGAAGGAGTTGGAAGAAGCATCAATCCTGATCTGGATATTGTGAAAAGTCTTCATCCTTACACCAAAAAGATTTTCACCAAAAAAATAAATCCAAAGAATCTCTTAAAAACAGGAATGGACCGGATGATGAATTTCACAGATAACGTGGATGAAATCCCGAAAGAGCTTCGTTCCGTGCTTCAAAAACTGGATGAAAATAAGTTTACTATTTCCAGTGAGATCAAAAATATAGACAAAACCAACCAACTGATCAAATCCAGTGTTGTCAATTTGATTTTGGCCATGGTCTTAGGAGCGAATATTATTGCGACAGCAATTGTGTTTAGTTCAGAATCCGGTCCTAGAATCGGAGAGTTGTCTTTGGTGGCAGTCTTAGGTTTTATTTTTTCAGTCATTTTAGTCCTGATCCTCCTACTGAGAGTAACAAGAAAATAA
- the lpdA gene encoding dihydrolipoyl dehydrogenase produces the protein MDHYDIAVIGSGPGGYVAAIRSAQLGYKTVIIEKYDTLGGTCTNVGCIPTKALLDSTHHYAEAQHKFNEHGIRLGKIELDFSQMYRRKADVVSKNTGGLDFLMNKNKITRLKGTAGFINNSTVKIINGPETKELTAQHYIIATGSKPSSIPGVDIDKKRIITSTEALSLTEKPESMVIIGGGVIGVEMASIFNRIGTKVTILEYADHLIAAMDHELGKNLHKILKKEGIDIRLNQAVYKTENTGSSAKVFFKDKNGAEGDLDAEYILVAVGRSPYVKGLGLENTDVQLDERGFIKVDENNRTSASNIYAIGDVIGGVMLAHKAEEEGVFVAETINGQKRHIHYSRIPSVVYTWPEVASVGYTEEYLKKNNIAYNVGKFPFSASARARASMDMEGFAKVLVDPKYGEVLGVHIIGARAADLIAQGVIAQEYEVTAEDMFRISYAHPTYSETLKEAYLIASGQGAINI, from the coding sequence ATGGATCATTATGACATCGCCGTAATTGGCTCCGGACCTGGTGGATATGTAGCAGCGATAAGAAGCGCACAACTTGGATATAAAACAGTAATTATAGAGAAGTATGATACATTGGGAGGAACATGCACCAATGTGGGCTGTATTCCGACTAAAGCTTTATTGGACAGTACCCACCACTATGCAGAAGCACAGCATAAATTCAATGAACATGGCATCAGGCTGGGTAAGATAGAGCTTGACTTCTCCCAAATGTACAGAAGAAAGGCAGACGTAGTCTCTAAAAATACTGGAGGTCTCGATTTTTTAATGAACAAAAATAAAATTACCCGACTGAAAGGAACAGCAGGTTTTATCAATAATTCTACTGTAAAAATTATAAACGGGCCCGAAACAAAAGAACTAACAGCGCAGCATTATATCATTGCTACAGGGTCAAAACCTTCAAGTATTCCGGGGGTGGACATTGATAAGAAAAGAATCATTACTTCTACTGAAGCACTGTCTCTAACAGAAAAACCTGAATCTATGGTGATTATTGGCGGAGGAGTGATTGGAGTGGAAATGGCTTCTATTTTCAATCGTATCGGGACGAAAGTGACCATTCTGGAATATGCAGATCATCTGATTGCTGCAATGGATCATGAATTGGGAAAAAATCTTCACAAAATCCTTAAAAAAGAAGGGATTGATATCCGTCTTAACCAAGCTGTTTATAAAACTGAAAATACAGGTTCTTCAGCAAAGGTTTTTTTTAAAGATAAAAACGGAGCAGAAGGAGATCTGGATGCAGAGTATATTTTGGTTGCTGTAGGGAGAAGTCCTTACGTAAAAGGTCTCGGTCTTGAAAATACAGACGTACAGCTTGACGAGAGAGGATTTATTAAAGTGGATGAAAATAACCGTACATCAGCTTCCAATATCTACGCGATTGGTGATGTTATCGGTGGGGTAATGCTGGCTCATAAAGCTGAAGAAGAAGGTGTTTTTGTAGCAGAAACCATTAATGGACAAAAACGCCACATTCATTACAGCCGGATTCCTTCCGTAGTGTATACATGGCCTGAAGTAGCTTCAGTAGGGTATACCGAGGAATATCTGAAAAAAAATAATATAGCTTACAACGTTGGAAAATTCCCGTTTTCTGCCAGTGCTAGGGCCCGGGCTTCAATGGATATGGAAGGTTTTGCAAAAGTTTTGGTAGATCCGAAATACGGAGAAGTGCTGGGAGTTCATATCATTGGGGCCAGAGCAGCTGATTTGATTGCTCAGGGTGTTATTGCTCAGGAATATGAAGTAACGGCAGAAGATATGTTCCGCATTTCCTATGCCCATCCAACCTATTCTGAAACTTTGAAGGAAGCTTATCTGATTGCATCCGGACAGGGAGCGATTAATATATAA
- a CDS encoding bifunctional GNAT family N-acetyltransferase/carbon-nitrogen hydrolase family protein, which translates to MQIETRNLTLQDYDELAETMKRAYPQMSESIWSKKSIDKLTKMFPNGQICITVDGKLAAVALSIIVNYEEFGDDHTYSDITGNYTFNTHSSTGNVLYGIEVFVDPEFRELRLGRRLYDARKELCEHLNLKSIVLGGRIPNYHKYSHEFSPREYIRKVRDKEIYDPVLSFQLSNNFLPIRILKKYLPEDEASRENAVLLQWNNIYYSRKPNTMQDSIIRLGLVQWQMRHFKDIDAFYEQVEFFVNVMGDYKSDFVLFPELFNTPLLAPFNNLSERDSMIELAKLTEEIKNKISDLAISYNVNIISGSMPVFDNDNNDLYNVSYLLHRDGRMDEYRKIHITPNEKRYYGMKGGNEIKVFDTDCGKIGLVICYDVEFPELPRILADQGMKILFVPYLTDTQNAYMRVRHCAAARAIENECYVAIAGCVGNLPKVNNMDIQFGQAAVFTPSDFAFPSNAVKGEATPNTEMTLIVDVDLNLLKDLHHNGSVQVMKDRRKDLYETYLK; encoded by the coding sequence ATGCAAATAGAAACAAGAAACCTGACTCTTCAGGATTATGATGAACTGGCGGAAACGATGAAAAGGGCCTACCCGCAGATGTCGGAATCCATTTGGTCCAAAAAAAGTATTGATAAGCTTACAAAAATGTTCCCTAATGGACAGATTTGTATTACGGTAGACGGGAAGCTGGCTGCTGTAGCGCTTTCTATCATAGTCAATTATGAAGAATTTGGGGATGATCATACCTATAGTGATATTACAGGAAATTATACATTCAATACCCATTCTTCCACAGGAAATGTTCTCTACGGAATAGAAGTTTTTGTAGACCCTGAGTTTCGTGAACTGCGTTTGGGAAGAAGACTTTATGATGCCCGGAAAGAGCTTTGTGAGCATTTAAACCTGAAATCTATTGTTCTGGGCGGTAGAATCCCGAATTATCACAAATACAGCCACGAGTTTTCTCCAAGAGAATATATCAGAAAAGTAAGGGATAAAGAAATTTATGATCCGGTATTGTCTTTCCAGCTTTCCAATAACTTTCTTCCAATAAGAATCCTGAAAAAATATCTTCCTGAAGATGAAGCTTCGAGAGAAAATGCAGTTCTTTTACAATGGAACAACATCTATTACAGCAGAAAACCAAATACGATGCAGGACAGCATTATCCGCCTTGGATTAGTTCAATGGCAGATGAGGCACTTCAAAGATATAGATGCTTTTTATGAACAGGTGGAGTTTTTCGTCAATGTAATGGGAGATTATAAATCAGACTTTGTTCTTTTCCCTGAACTCTTCAATACCCCTTTACTGGCTCCCTTCAATAACCTTTCCGAAAGGGACAGTATGATAGAGCTGGCAAAACTTACTGAAGAGATCAAAAATAAAATTTCAGACCTGGCGATCAGTTATAATGTGAATATTATTTCCGGAAGTATGCCTGTTTTTGATAATGACAATAATGATTTGTATAATGTAAGTTATCTTTTACACCGCGACGGCCGTATGGATGAGTACAGAAAAATTCATATTACCCCGAATGAAAAAAGATATTATGGAATGAAAGGTGGAAATGAAATCAAAGTTTTTGATACCGACTGTGGTAAAATAGGTCTTGTGATCTGCTATGACGTGGAATTCCCGGAATTGCCAAGAATTCTGGCCGATCAGGGAATGAAAATCCTGTTTGTTCCTTATCTGACAGATACTCAGAATGCTTATATGAGGGTACGCCACTGTGCTGCTGCAAGAGCTATAGAAAATGAATGTTATGTAGCCATTGCCGGCTGTGTAGGAAATCTTCCGAAGGTAAACAATATGGATATCCAGTTTGGACAGGCTGCCGTATTTACCCCTTCTGATTTTGCCTTCCCGTCAAACGCCGTAAAAGGAGAAGCGACTCCCAATACAGAAATGACTCTGATTGTAGACGTAGACCTGAATCTGTTAAAAGATCTCCATCACAACGGATCTGTTCAGGTGATGAAAGACCGCCGAAAAGATCTGTACGAAACCTATCTTAAATAA
- a CDS encoding tetratricopeptide repeat protein, translating to MIKKPITILFFVLLYSLSFSQEKPDEKTVLQELSENACKCADSISLSNRKKEDIIKDVHECIDKYTGALQISTLLKGAEKQSENAPKVNGKKEINLTFNTSKNSQQYKDSYNELERYLMQNCESVKKATTASETSYDKFSKNKTALDFYEKAIDASKQENWKEAIQNYEQAVKVDPKFIYAWDNLGISYRRIGEYDKALNAYKQSLAADPKGKMPLQNIAITYVYKKEYQKAIDAYNDFDKVYPGDPEVYYGMGQVYFAHLKNNEKGLDNICKAYRIYSEQKSPYRSDAEKMIGYIYKSMKEEGKADKFKEILKNNNIQFD from the coding sequence ATGATAAAAAAACCAATAACCATTTTATTTTTTGTTTTATTATATTCTCTTTCATTTTCTCAGGAGAAACCGGATGAAAAAACAGTTCTTCAGGAACTATCAGAAAACGCCTGTAAATGTGCTGATTCTATTTCTCTGTCTAACAGGAAGAAGGAAGATATTATAAAAGATGTTCATGAATGTATTGACAAATACACCGGAGCGCTTCAAATATCTACCCTTTTGAAAGGAGCAGAAAAACAGTCTGAAAACGCACCTAAAGTAAACGGGAAAAAAGAGATTAATCTGACTTTTAATACAAGTAAGAATTCACAACAGTACAAGGACAGCTATAATGAACTGGAGCGATATCTGATGCAAAACTGCGAAAGTGTAAAAAAAGCTACCACAGCTTCAGAAACCAGTTATGACAAGTTTTCAAAAAATAAAACAGCACTTGATTTCTATGAGAAAGCCATTGACGCATCCAAACAGGAAAACTGGAAAGAAGCTATTCAGAATTATGAGCAGGCTGTAAAAGTTGATCCAAAATTCATTTATGCATGGGATAATCTGGGAATTTCCTATAGAAGAATCGGAGAATATGATAAGGCTCTTAATGCTTATAAACAGTCATTGGCTGCTGATCCAAAAGGTAAAATGCCTTTACAGAATATAGCAATCACGTATGTTTATAAAAAGGAATATCAGAAAGCTATTGATGCATATAATGATTTTGACAAAGTATATCCCGGTGATCCGGAAGTTTATTATGGAATGGGGCAAGTCTACTTCGCTCATCTGAAGAATAATGAGAAAGGTCTTGATAATATTTGTAAAGCATACAGGATTTATTCCGAACAAAAATCACCTTACCGGTCTGATGCTGAAAAAATGATAGGCTATATTTACAAAAGTATGAAGGAGGAGGGCAAAGCAGATAAGTTTAAAGAAATTTTAAAAAATAACAATATTCAATTCGATTAA
- the def gene encoding peptide deformylase, which translates to MNLSILAYGNPILKQKCLQIKENAPEIQKLVTDMWDTMENANGCGLASPQIGKTLQLFVVDSQITYKNLDTEDQILYFGKDDKGIKETFINAKITHSSKETWEDYEGCLSIPGLSQKVKRPWGITIEYQDQNFTKHTKTFTGLTARIIQHEYDHTLGILYTDHLKPLTKKMMESKLKKITNGNVMVGYPMKFL; encoded by the coding sequence ATGAATTTATCTATTCTGGCTTATGGCAATCCTATTTTAAAACAAAAATGCTTACAGATCAAGGAAAACGCTCCGGAGATACAGAAACTGGTAACTGATATGTGGGATACGATGGAAAATGCCAATGGCTGCGGCCTTGCCTCTCCCCAAATTGGAAAAACATTACAGCTTTTCGTTGTTGACAGTCAGATTACGTATAAAAACCTGGATACAGAAGACCAGATCTTATATTTCGGGAAAGATGATAAAGGTATTAAAGAAACCTTCATCAATGCAAAAATCACCCACAGTTCAAAAGAAACCTGGGAAGATTATGAAGGGTGTCTGAGTATTCCCGGACTTTCTCAAAAAGTAAAAAGACCCTGGGGGATTACGATTGAATATCAGGATCAGAACTTTACAAAGCATACGAAAACCTTCACAGGATTAACCGCCAGAATTATCCAGCATGAATATGATCATACTTTGGGAATCTTATATACCGATCATCTGAAACCTCTGACCAAAAAAATGATGGAATCTAAGCTTAAGAAGATCACTAATGGAAATGTTATGGTAGGATATCCGATGAAGTTTTTATAA